A genomic region of Trifolium pratense cultivar HEN17-A07 linkage group LG3, ARS_RC_1.1, whole genome shotgun sequence contains the following coding sequences:
- the LOC123915331 gene encoding probable CCR4-associated factor 1 homolog 11, with translation MIQKFKMKEELSRSSSKPVVIRQVWAHNLEDEFDRIRKAVVDGYRMVSMDTEFPGVVYPPKVDSHHLRPSDIYGYLKVNVDALKLIQLGLTLSDASGNLPFEADNCYIWEFNFCDFDVRRDPHNKDSIDLLRRQGIDFNCNVIHGVNSFNFSELMKSSGLVHNKAVTWVTFHGIYDFGYLVKILKQSNLPDSLEGFLYVMRDIFGTSVYDMKYMIQHCNGLYGGLERVASILKVGRIAGKSHQAASDSLLTWQAFQKMKLMYFSNNEVKNHAGMIFGLEVTSY, from the coding sequence ATGATCCAGAAATTCAAAATGAAGGAAGAGTTGTCTCGTTCAAGTTCAAAACCCGTCGTAATTAGACAAGTATGGGCACACAACCTAGAAGATGAATTCGATCGCATACGTAAAGCCGTTGTTGATGGATATCGTATGGTGTCAATGGACACTGAATTTCCTGGAGTTGTTTATCCACCCAAAGTCGATAGCCATCACCTCCGACCTTCCGACATTTATGGTTACTTGAAGGTTAATGTCGACGCTCTCAAACTCATTCAGTTGGGTCTCACCTTATCGGATGCAAGTGGCAACCTACCTTTTGAAGCCGATAACTGCTACATTTGGGAGTTCAATTTTTGCGATTTTGACGTCCGGCGTGACCCCCACAACAAAGATTCCATTGATCTTCTCCGACGCCAAGGTATCGATTTCAACTGCAATGTCATTCACGGTGTGAATTCGTTCAACTTTTCTGAGTTGATGAAGAGTTCTGGACTTGTCCACAATAAAGCAGTGACGTGGGTGACATTTCACGGCATCTACGATTTTGGATATCTTGTGAAGATACTAAAACAGAGTAATCTTCCGGATAGCTTGGAAGGATTTTTGTATGTAATGAGAGACATATTTGGAACGAGTGTCTACGATATGAAATATATGATCCAACATTGCAATGGACTATACGGTGGTCTCGAACGTGTTGCAAGTATTCTTAAAGTTGGTCGGATTGCCGGAAAGTCACATCAAGCTGCATCTGATAGTTTGTTGACGTGGCAGGCGTTTCAAAAGATGAAACTCATGTATTTCAGCAACAATGAAGTTAAAAATCATGCTGGAATGATTTTTGGATTAGAAGTTACGTCttactaa
- the LOC123915332 gene encoding probable CCR4-associated factor 1 homolog 11: MYVRRDSIDLLRFQGIDFNCNVIHGVNSFHFSELMVTSGLVFHKAVTWVTFHGTYDFEYLVKILTQSNLPFSLGEFLGVLRFIFGRSVYDMKYMIRYCNGLYGGLERVHHKKKGKWLQSK; this comes from the coding sequence ATGTATGTTAGAAGAGATTCCATTGATCTTCTCCGATTCCAAGGTATCGATTTCAACTGCAATGTCATTCACGGTGTCAATTCATTCCACTTTTCTGAGTTGATGGTGACGTCTGGACTTGTCTTCCATAAAGCAGTGACGTGGGTGACATTTCACGGAACCTACGATTTTGAATATCTTGTGAAGATACTGACACAGAGTAATCTTCCGTTTAGCTTGGGAGAATTTTTGGGTGTGTTGAGATTCATATTTGGAAGGAGTGTCTATGATATGAAATACATGATCCGTTATTGCAATGGACTATACGGTGGTCTCGAACGTGTACACCACAAGAAGAAAGGCAAGTGGTTGCAGTCCAAATAA
- the LOC123917328 gene encoding protein RETICULATA-RELATED 4, chloroplastic-like has product MAMASFCNISTHFFSHHTHTQTNFYHYNHSSLPSYTIKTRHEISTFLSSKLNHYSASLSTFMPTHLLNSPVSTAFSAGNGGGFPGSGGGGDGDGDGDGGGGGEEEERDRNRKEAMLVLAEAGKSLESFPADLAIAVKAGRVPGSIVRRFFELEESVVFRWLLKFGGFKERLLADDLFLTKLVMECVVVIFTKAAAELERRKENFSKEMDFVVANVVTGIVTGFVLVWFPAPTVSLKPPPAVSAGAIAKFFYGCPENAFQVALAGTSYTLLQRIGAIVRNGAKLFVVGTGASLVGISITNALINAQKAVNKTFTVENLPVISTSVAYGIYMVVVSNLRYQVLAGIIEQRILEPLLRRNKLILTAAYFFIRTANTYWGSLLWVDFARWVGVQKIKS; this is encoded by the exons ATGGCTATGGCTTCCTTCTGCAACATTTCAACACACTTTTTCTCTCATCACACTCACACTCAAACCAACTTCTACCACTATAACCATTCATCTTTACCAAGCTACACCATCAAAACCCGCCATGAAATTTCCACATTCTTAAGTTCCAAGCTCAATCATTACTCTGCCTCTTTGTCCACTTTCATGCCTACCCATTTGCTTAATTCTCCTGTTTCTACCGCTTTCTCGGCCGGAAATGGAGGCGGGTTTCCAGGGagtggaggtggtggtgatggtgatggtgatggagatggtggtggtggtggtgaagaGGAAGAAAGGGACAGAAATAGGAAAGAGGCAATGCTGGTTCTGGCGGAGGCCGGAAAGTCTTTGGAGAGTTTTCCGGCGGATTTGGCGATTGCTGTTAAGGCGGGGAGGGTTCCGGGTTCGATAGTGAGGAGGTTTTTTGAGTTGGAGGAGTCAGTTGTGTTCAGATGGTTGTTAAAATTTGGAGGGTTTAAGGAAAGGTTGTTGGCTGATGATTTGTTCTTAACCAAGCTTGTTATGGAATGTGTTGTTGTTATCTTCACCAAg GCTGCTGCAGAGTTGGAGCGACGTAAAGAAAATTTCTCAAAAGAGATGGATTTTGTTGTCGCTAATGTG GTAACAGGCATTGTAACAGGTTTTGTACTTGTATGGTTTCCTGCGCCCACCGTTTCTCTTAAACCTCCTCCTGCAGTTAGTGCTGGAGCTATTGCCAAATTCTTCTATGGCTGTCCTGAAAATGCTTTCCAG GTGGCTTTGGCAGGAACATCATACACACTTTTACAAAGAATAGGTGCTATAGTG CGTAACGGAGCAAAGCTATTTGTAGTCGGAACCGGTGCTTCACTG GTTGGTATAAGTATAACAAATGCATTGATCAATGCACAGAAGGCTGTAAATAAAACATTTACGGTCGAGAATTTACCTGTAATATCAACCAGTGTAGCTTATGGAATTTACATGGTAGTAGTTAGCAACCTCAG GTATCAAGTACTAGCAGGAATTATTGAGCAACGGATTCTAGAACCGTTACTACGTCGAAACAAGCTTATACTAACTGCAGCGTACTTTTTTATTAGAACTGCAAATACTTATTGGGGCTCTCTACT GTGGGTGGATTTTGCTAGATGGGTTGGAGTCCAAAAGATAAAGAGTTAA
- the LOC123917327 gene encoding heat shock cognate 70 kDa protein-like, protein MAKTKRYEGCGVGIDLGTTYSCVAVWVDEHNRVEIIHNDQGNKTTPSFVAFTHEQRLIGDAAKNQAAANPENTVFDAKRLIGRKFSDSIVQKDIMLWPFKVIAGVNDKPMIVVKYKGQEKHLCAEEISSMVLTKMREIAEEYLESPVKNAVITVPAYFNDSQRKATVDAGAIAGLNVMRIINEPTAAAIAYGLDKRTNCIGERNIFVFDLGGGTFDVSLITIKDKVFQVKATAGNSHLGGEDFDNRMVNYFAQEFKRKKKVDIIGNSKALRRLRTVCERAKRALSFVYTTTIEVDALFEGIDFSSSITRAKFEEINMDLFNECMETVERCLVDANMDKINVDDIVLVGGSSRIPKVRQLLQDFFKGKDLCKSINPDEAVAYGAAFQAALLSEGFSNVPNLELMDVTPLSLGWRLQNDVMDVVIPRNTSIPAKDTKTYITVGDNQSTVFIQVYEGERTRASDNNLLGFFNLSGLPPAPRGYPFDVCFDIDQNGILTVSALETSTGNTNEITITSNKERLSNDEIKRMIREAEDYRVEDKKFLRKAKVMNALDDCVYKMRNAMEKKDINLKLSLQENNQINAAITMATNLLDENDQQIEIDVLEDQLSVLESRLEQLGHPSNICQICQIDLHHHNPVNNMT, encoded by the exons ATGGCAAAAACTAAAAGATATGAAGGATGTGGTGTGGGAATAGACCTTGGCACAACCTACTCTTGTGTTGCAGTGTGGGTGGATGAACATAATAGAGTAGAGATCATCCACAACGACCAAGGCAACAAAACCACTCCTTCTTTTGTTGCTTTTACTCATGAGCAAAGGTTGATCGGTGACGCTGCTAAAAACCAGGCTGCCGCCAACCCAGAAAACACTGTATTTG aTGCTAAGAGGTTAATCGGAAGAAAATTTAGTGATTCTATTGTCCAAAAAGATATAATGTTGTGGCCATTCAAGGTCATTGCCGGTGTTAATGACAAACCCATGATTGTTGTTAAATACAAGGGTCAAGAGAAGCACCTTTGCGCCGAGGAAATCTCATCTATGGTCCTCACAAAGATGCGAGAGATTGCAGAGGAATATTTGGAATCACCCGTTAAGAATGCGGTTATCACCGTGCCTGCTTATTTCAATGATTCTCAACGAAAAGCCACTGTAGATGCTGGCGCCATAGCTGGCCTTAATGTTATGCGAATAATCAATGAACCCACTGCTGCAGCTATTGCATATGGCCTTGACAAGAGAACTAATTGTATAGGAGAACGGaatatttttgtctttgatCTTGGTGGTGGGACTTTTGATGTGTCTCTTATTACGATCAAAGATAAGGTCTTTCAAGTAAAGGCTACTGCCGGAAACAGTCACCTTGGGGGAGAGGACTTTGATAATAGAATGGTGAACTACTTTGCACAAGAGttcaaaaggaagaaaaaagtgGACATTATCGGGAACTCAAAAGCCTTGAGGAGGTTGAGAACTGTGTGTGAGAGGGCAAAAAGGGCACTCAGTTTTGTATATACCACCACTATTGAGGTAGATGCTTTATTTGAAGGCATTGACTTCTCTTCATCAATCACTCGTGCCAAGTTTGAGGAAATCAACATGGACCTTTTCAATGAGTGCATGGAGACGGTGGAGCGGTGTTTGGTTGATGCTAACATGGACAAGATTAATGTAGATGATATTGTCCTTGTTGGTGGATCTTCAAGGATTCCTAAAGTAAGGCAGCTATTGCAGGACTTTTTTAAGGGAAAAGATCTATGCAAGAGCATCAACCCTGATGAAGCCGTTGCTTATGGAGCTGCTTTCCAGGCTGCTTTGCTGAGTGAAGGCTTTAGCAATGTTCCAAATTTGGAGCTGATGGATGTCACACCGCTGTCTTTAGGTTGGCGCCTACAAAATGATGTCATGGATGTGGTGATCCCTAGGAACACTTCCATTCCTGCCAAGGACACAAAAACATACATCACAGTTGGAGATAACCAATCCACTGTCTTTATTCAGGTTTATGAGGGTGAGAGAACAAGAGCCAGTGACAATAACCTTCTTGGTTTTTTCAATCTTTCTGGCTTACCCCCTGCTCCTCGCGGCTATCCTTTCGATGTATGCTTTGACATAGATCAAAATGGTATTCTAACTGTTTCTGCTTTGGAAACCTCCACTGGCAATACCAATGAGATTACAATAACCAGCAACAAAGAAAGGTTATCGAATGATGAAATTAAGAGAATGATTCGTGAAGCTGAGGATTACCGCGTTGAAGATAAGAAATTCTTAAGAAAGGCCAAAGTAATGAATGCATTGGATGACTGTGTCTACAAAATGAGAAACGCAATGGAGAAGAAGGATATTAACTTAAAGCTCTCATTACAAGAAAACAATCAGATCAATGCTGCAATTACAATGGCCACAAATTTGCTTGATGAGAACGACCAGCAGATTGAAATTGATGTTCTTGAGGATCAATTGAGTGTGCTCGAGA GCAGGTTGGAACAATTGGGTCATCCTTCaaatatttgtcaaatatgTCAGATTGATCTCCATCATCACAATCCTGTAAACAATATGACATGA
- the LOC123915334 gene encoding F-box/FBD/LRR-repeat protein At4g00160-like — protein MAADRISELPDHIVSHILSFLPTKLAATTSILSKRWKSVWHSVLTLDFDDQTFKDFDSLTNFMISTMSSRDIKLPIHSFTFKCVNESSPYDLKVLNLCAILAVQYGKLENLSLHMPLHSIVKGLRNPNVIHLSPYIFSCKTLQVLHLNCLILEDISFQPLDLPLLKTLRWEFVLFKNINHVIELLSSCPILEEFVLCVCVMSGGRVRTS, from the coding sequence ATGGCTGCTGATAGAATTAGCGAATTACCAGATCATATAGTCTCTCACATTCTCTCTTTCCTCCCAACCAAACTCGCTGCAACCACAAGCATCCTCTCAAAGCGATGGAAATCAGTGTGGCACTCAGTCCTCACACTCGACTTCGACGACCAAACCTTCAAAGACTTCGATTCACTTACAAATTTTATGATCTCAACCATGTCCTCTCGAGACATTAAATTACCAATACATTCTTTCACATTCAAATGTGTCAACGAATCTTCACCCTACGATCTAAAAGTTCTCAACCTATGTGCTATCTTAGCCGTTCAATATGGAAAGCTTGAGAATCTTAGCCTCCACATGCCACTCCATTCCATTGTAAAGGGTTTAAGAAACCCCAATGTAATCCATTTATCTCCTTATATTTTTAGTTGTAAGACACTTCAAGTTCTTCATTTGAATTGCTTAATATTGGAAGATATTAGTTTTCAACCGTTGGATCTTCCCCTTCTCAAAACTCTACGTTGGGAATTTGttcttttcaaaaatattaatcatgtTATTGAGCTTCTATCAAGTTGTCCTATTCTAGAGGAATTTGTTCTTTGTGTTTGTGTCATGTCTGGTGGCCGTGTTCGTACTTCATAG
- the LOC123915335 gene encoding F-box/FBD/LRR-repeat protein At4g00160-like, with protein sequence MAADRISELPDPILSHILSFIPTKLAATTSILSKRWKSVWHSVLTLDFDDQTFKDFDSLTSFMLSTISSRDINLPIHSFAFKCVDKTFSPYDLKVLNLYVIFAVEQKLENLSLHMPLGCVSKLFFQNPNEIDLSRVFSCRTLQVLDLSRLILKDITFQPLDLPLLKTLRWDFVLFKNINQVIELLSSCPILEELHVRCSVFVETTIPEQNNLKALPNLVKASMHTRFYPSTLLTLLSGVKNLHLETV encoded by the coding sequence ATGGCTGCGGATAGAATTAGCGAATTACCAGATCCTATACTCTCTCACATACTCTCCTTCATCCCAACCAAACTCGCTGCAACCACAAGCATCCTCTCAAAGCGATGGAAATCAGTGTGGCACTCAGTCCTCACACTCGACTTCGACGACCAAACCTTCAAAGACTTCGATTCACTTACAAGTTTTATGCTCTCAACCATTTCCTCTCGAGACATTAACTTACCAATCCATTCTTTCGCATTCAAATGTGTCGACAAGACATTTTCACCCTACGATCTAAAAGTTCTCAACCTATATGTTATCTTTGCCGTTGAACAAAAGCTTGAGAATCTTAGCCTCCACATGCCCCTTGGTTGCGTTTCAAAGTTATTTTTCCAAAACCCTAATGAAATCGATTTATCTCGCGTTTTTAGTTGTAGGACGCTTCAAGTTCTTGATTTAAGTCGCTTAATATTGAAAGATATTACTTTTCAACCGTTGGATCTTCCCCTTCTCAAAACTCTACGTTGggattttgttcttttcaaaaatattaatcaGGTTATTGAGCTTCTATCAAGTTGTCCTATTCTGGAGGAATTACATGTACGATGTTCAGTTTTTGTAGAAACTACAATTCCAGAGCAAAACAACTTAAAGGCCTTACCCAATTTGGTAAAAGCAAGTATGCATACTCGTTTTTATCCAAGCACTTTGCTCACTTTGCTGTCTGGGGTTAAGAATCTGCATCTAGAAACGGTATGA